A window from Methanomicrobia archaeon encodes these proteins:
- a CDS encoding DNA-directed RNA polymerase subunit D encodes MNVKIVDHGEKEVQFMLSGVKVRFANALRRAMISEVPKLAIDDVNIHENTSLLYDEQLALRLALIPLKTDLSDFSPDDQISLTLQAISPEREGYTIVYSRELISSDPTVEAAFKNIPIVKLISSEREVGGIKSVAQQKIALEAIATLGSGKEHAKWQPVTVCSYKDMPDKEHKDDLLFEVESDGALPVDMIIEAAARIMREKCESVLTGLSELS; translated from the coding sequence ATGAACGTAAAAATAGTGGATCACGGGGAAAAGGAAGTGCAATTCATGCTCTCAGGCGTGAAAGTGCGTTTTGCAAATGCGTTGAGGAGAGCGATGATCTCCGAAGTGCCGAAGCTCGCGATCGACGACGTGAACATCCACGAGAACACCTCGTTATTGTACGATGAGCAATTAGCACTTCGTTTAGCTTTGATTCCGCTGAAGACCGATCTTAGTGACTTTAGCCCTGACGACCAAATTTCGCTGACGTTACAGGCGATCAGCCCTGAACGCGAGGGGTATACGATAGTTTATTCCAGGGAACTCATCTCCTCAGACCCCACGGTGGAAGCTGCCTTTAAGAATATCCCGATAGTGAAGCTGATCTCCTCGGAGCGTGAAGTTGGTGGTATAAAATCCGTTGCACAGCAGAAGATCGCGCTCGAAGCGATAGCGACGCTGGGCAGCGGGAAAGAGCATGCGAAGTGGCAGCCGGTTACTGTCTGCAGCTACAAGGACATGCCGGACAAAGAGCATAAGGACGATTTACTCTTTGAAGTTGAGAGTGACGGCGCTCTACCCGTGGATATGATAATAGAAGCAGCAGCGAGAATAATGCGAGAGAAATGCGAGAGCGTGCTTACGGGACTGAGCGAGCTATCCTAA
- the cofC gene encoding 2-phospho-L-lactate guanylyltransferase: MDVKAIIPFKKEGAKSRLGQFLSDRERAELAINMLKDVLTALSNSKIDDVEIISTGSWDEIAAEVNVAEIQANAAPAKLTISVREDARGLNETLNDAIANEAEPVLILMADLPLTTPESIKGIIEREEDVVIVPGRKGGTNALFLRKPYEFFVSYYGTSYVAHRETARRRNLSCAVYDSFFISMDIDEGEDLIELLIHGNGFAAGYLRRIGVRLRVDRDAKTRARVERGEK; the protein is encoded by the coding sequence ATGGACGTGAAAGCGATTATCCCGTTTAAGAAGGAAGGCGCAAAGTCGAGATTGGGGCAGTTTCTAAGCGACCGCGAACGAGCGGAACTCGCGATAAATATGCTGAAGGACGTTTTAACGGCGTTATCCAACTCGAAGATAGACGATGTGGAGATAATTTCAACCGGCTCCTGGGATGAGATAGCAGCAGAAGTAAACGTTGCAGAGATACAAGCGAATGCCGCTCCAGCGAAGTTAACGATAAGCGTCAGGGAGGACGCCCGCGGGCTGAACGAAACGCTTAACGATGCGATAGCGAACGAAGCAGAGCCGGTGCTGATTCTCATGGCTGATCTCCCGCTCACGACGCCCGAAAGTATAAAGGGCATTATCGAGCGTGAAGAGGACGTCGTGATCGTACCGGGGCGTAAAGGCGGCACGAACGCGTTATTCCTGCGGAAGCCATACGAGTTCTTTGTCTCCTACTACGGTACGAGCTATGTAGCGCATCGGGAAACTGCGAGACGGCGGAATTTGAGCTGTGCGGTTTATGATTCCTTCTTTATCAGTATGGATATCGACGAGGGAGAAGACCTAATAGAGTTACTGATACACGGAAACGGCTTCGCCGCGGGCTATCTACGTCGTATCGGCGTTCGGCTTCGTGTGGATAGAGATGCGAAGACACGCGCGAGGGTAGAGCGGGGCGAAAAATAG
- the fhcD gene encoding formylmethanofuran--tetrahydromethanopterin N-formyltransferase: MELEGIEVEDTFAEAFPIKVARVLITAVNERWAMEAARETTGFGTSVIGCPAEAGIDKILTSEETPDGRPGVAIMICHFKKDGIKDQLLGRLGQCVFTAPTTAMFNGLETEEKIPIKLHFFGDGFEYEKEVSGRKVWGIPMMEGDFICEEEYGVQAGVAGGNFFILAKDQMSALTAAENAVAAIRQVEGTITPFTGGVVASGSKVGSKYKFMHASTNEKFCPTLRDKVEGSQIPEGVNGVYEIVIDGVSEEAVKEAMRVGIKAAVKVPDVVKISAGNFGGTLGKYQFQLKDVLGL, from the coding sequence ATGGAATTGGAAGGAATAGAGGTAGAAGATACATTTGCTGAAGCGTTTCCGATAAAGGTTGCACGTGTATTGATAACGGCAGTGAATGAGCGATGGGCGATGGAAGCAGCGAGGGAGACAACGGGATTCGGGACGTCGGTTATTGGATGCCCCGCTGAGGCAGGAATAGATAAAATACTAACCTCAGAGGAGACACCGGATGGGAGACCTGGAGTGGCAATAATGATCTGCCACTTTAAAAAGGACGGCATAAAGGATCAACTGCTGGGACGATTAGGACAGTGTGTATTCACAGCTCCGACAACAGCCATGTTCAATGGTCTCGAAACAGAAGAAAAAATCCCTATAAAACTCCACTTCTTTGGCGATGGCTTTGAATATGAGAAAGAAGTTAGTGGCCGTAAAGTCTGGGGCATTCCGATGATGGAAGGGGACTTCATTTGTGAAGAGGAATACGGCGTTCAGGCCGGGGTTGCCGGCGGGAATTTCTTCATCCTCGCGAAGGACCAGATGTCAGCATTAACCGCAGCTGAAAATGCCGTTGCCGCCATCAGACAGGTAGAAGGCACAATAACCCCGTTTACCGGTGGCGTTGTTGCATCAGGCTCGAAAGTGGGTTCAAAATACAAGTTCATGCATGCCAGTACCAATGAGAAGTTCTGCCCTACCTTGAGGGATAAAGTGGAGGGCTCTCAAATACCCGAAGGCGTGAATGGTGTGTATGAAATAGTGATCGACGGCGTGAGTGAGGAAGCGGTTAAGGAAGCAATGCGTGTAGGAATAAAAGCGGCGGTGAAGGTTCCAGACGTGGTGAAAATAAGCGCAGGTAACTTCGGCGGCACACTGGGTAAATACCAGTTCCAGCTTAAGGACGTGTTAGGACTCTAA
- a CDS encoding ribonuclease III family protein has protein sequence MTEPPGAGNEDITAKLSELEIRIGHHFKDKALLAEAITASSYSKERPETASYQRLELLGDRVISLILTENLVVEGSLDEGKMTFLKAELENNQRLAEYGEEIGLRNYIRAREDREGISTKVVADVFEAICGAIYLDSGGVEGMQEVTQFLQRFTIFEQLKAKLSTKEDFLPLRNQFENKFREINRGNPDIRFTYESQGAAHQKQWRIEACAIRDPQTGRFVELQGVNSDRWFGSKKEAETDIIEKAYRYMEERAWRLQSL, from the coding sequence ATGACTGAACCACCAGGAGCAGGAAACGAGGATATAACGGCCAAGCTCTCGGAGTTAGAAATACGCATTGGCCACCATTTCAAGGACAAAGCGCTACTGGCAGAAGCTATAACGGCCAGTTCGTATTCTAAAGAGCGTCCAGAGACTGCGAGTTATCAACGACTCGAACTTCTCGGTGACCGTGTGATCAGTCTGATATTGACGGAGAACCTTGTGGTAGAAGGATCGCTCGATGAAGGTAAGATGACCTTTCTGAAGGCGGAGCTGGAGAATAACCAGCGCCTGGCAGAATACGGCGAAGAGATAGGACTCAGGAATTACATACGAGCACGGGAAGACCGAGAAGGGATAAGCACGAAAGTGGTTGCAGATGTTTTCGAGGCTATCTGCGGTGCGATTTATTTAGATAGCGGAGGTGTAGAGGGAATGCAAGAGGTGACGCAGTTCCTCCAGAGATTCACCATCTTCGAGCAGTTGAAGGCAAAACTGTCAACGAAAGAAGACTTCCTCCCTCTAAGGAACCAGTTTGAGAACAAGTTCAGAGAGATAAACCGCGGCAACCCGGACATACGATTCACGTACGAATCACAAGGCGCAGCACACCAGAAACAGTGGCGAATCGAAGCGTGCGCGATTCGAGATCCGCAAACCGGACGATTTGTCGAACTGCAGGGCGTGAACAGCGACAGGTGGTTTGGCAGCAAAAAAGAGGCTGAGACGGACATCATTGAGAAGGCATATCGCTACATGGAAGAGCGAGCATGGAGATTACAATCGTTGTAG
- the argB gene encoding acetylglutamate kinase — MKREEVLIEALPYIREFYGSKVVIKMGGHALVDESIMDKITQDLVLLRFVGICPIVVHGGGPEITRLMERLGKKPTFVGGLRITDDETMEIAQMVLVGNVNERIVSLIGTHGGKGLGLSGNDGALIVAKKKRKQKVGLAGEEQEVDLGWVGEIETINAEIINLTSEQGYIPVISPIAVDTAGNSLNVNADSVAGEIAATIRAKKLILLTDVPGVLRDPDDLTTLIARTTPLELQELIAKQIIGAGMIPKVEASLRATEGGVTAHIIDGRKPHSLLLELFTDEGIGTMIG, encoded by the coding sequence ATGAAACGAGAAGAAGTCCTGATCGAGGCGTTACCGTACATCCGTGAATTCTACGGTTCGAAGGTGGTAATAAAGATGGGCGGGCATGCGTTAGTGGACGAGAGCATCATGGACAAGATCACGCAGGATCTGGTGCTGCTCCGCTTCGTTGGCATCTGCCCCATCGTGGTGCACGGCGGCGGCCCGGAGATAACGCGGTTGATGGAACGGCTGGGAAAGAAGCCCACCTTCGTCGGCGGGCTCCGCATTACGGACGACGAGACCATGGAGATCGCCCAAATGGTGCTCGTGGGAAACGTTAACGAGCGCATCGTCTCGCTTATCGGCACGCACGGCGGCAAAGGTCTCGGGCTCTCGGGCAACGATGGTGCATTGATCGTGGCGAAGAAGAAGCGGAAGCAGAAGGTCGGCCTCGCGGGCGAGGAGCAGGAGGTTGATCTCGGCTGGGTTGGCGAGATCGAGACGATCAACGCAGAGATCATCAATCTCACCAGTGAGCAGGGCTATATACCCGTGATCTCGCCCATCGCCGTCGATACCGCGGGCAACAGCCTCAACGTCAACGCCGATTCCGTCGCCGGCGAGATCGCTGCTACGATTAGGGCCAAGAAGCTGATACTGCTCACCGATGTCCCTGGCGTGCTGAGAGATCCCGACGATCTGACAACCTTAATAGCCCGGACAACGCCCCTCGAGCTACAGGAACTCATCGCGAAGCAGATTATCGGTGCGGGCATGATTCCGAAAGTGGAAGCAAGTCTCCGTGCCACGGAAGGCGGCGTCACCGCGCATATCATCGACGGTCGCAAACCGCACTCACT